ATGCCCCAGACATGATTCGGATAAAGCCCCTGAGGCTGTGGCTGGCGGCGTTGTGCTGATTTGTTGCGATGCGGTCTTTTGAGACGCAGGGACAGTCCCTGTTCACGGTAAAGACGGTAAATGCGTTTATGGTTATCCTGCCAGCCCTCCCGCCTGAGCAGAATGTGAACCCGCCGGTATCCGTAATGCACGCGGGTTTCCGTGATCTCACGGATACGCAGGCGCAGCGCACTGTCATCAGCCGCCACGGAGCGATAGCGAAACGAGCTGCGACTAACCCGCAGCGCAAAACAGACCTGCCTCTCGCTGGCCCCGTAGCGTACCTGCTGGCCCCGGACCCATTCGCGCAGGCGTGCTAGCGTCAGTTCTTTTTTGCCAGCACATCCTGCAGCATGGCTTTGTCGAGACTCAGATCGGCAACCAGCTTCTTCAGCCTGAGAGTCTCTTCCTCAAGCTGTCTGAAGGGGAAATTCCGCCGTATTTCTTGCGCCACGTATAGAACGTGGCATCGGAAATACCCAGCTTACGGCAGACCTCAGGCACCGACGTACCCAGTTCGGCCTGCTTCAGGGCAAAGACAATCTGCTCTTCGGTGAATCGTGATTTTTTCATCGGCACCACCTCTGTTCAGGGAGTGTAGATCATGCCGGAATTCTGTTTCTGAATGGCTTAGGATTTTGGGTCAGGGTCAAGACGCTTAACAAGGGCCTCTCTGCAAACCGAAAATGTAATACCTGCAATTTGCTTCGAAAGTTGCCCTGCCAAAACCTGGCGGCTAAGCGATGGTAGTGTAGTAACATTGACTCCATACGAAGCATTCTGAACTTGATGTTGCTCCAGACGACATTGAAAAAGGATGCAGTTTGAACTTTTGTTACCAAGTGGAAAGATGATGCGCTTGTTGGAATTGGCTGAGCAATACAGAAAAGAAGCGAATAAGTTACTAAACCCAAAGACTAAATCTGCATTGGGTCAGTTCATGACCCCGGCTCCGATTTGTTTGTTTATGGCGAGCTTGTTTGACGACGTCAAAGGTGATGTAAAACTGCTTGATCCTGGCTGTGGAGTAGGATCGCTCTCTGCTGCATTCATAGATAGAGCCTTGACGTCTAAAGTTAAGAGCATAGAGCTTGATGCCTTCGATATTGAGGATGTGATGCTTCCGTTCCTGAACAAGATGTTGAACGCTTGCAAAAAGATCAGGGATGGTTTTTTATCTTATAAAATCAATAAGATGGATTATATTATTGATACAAGTCTGTTGGTGAAAAATCTTGCATCCAGTGAAGAGATTGAAACTTACAGCCATGTGATTATGAATCCACCATATAAAAAAATACTCTCTTCAAGTCCACATAGAATCTCTCTAAGCAGTGCGGGTATAGAAACCGTCAATTTATATTCGGGTTTTGTAGCATTAGCCCTAAAACGGTTAAAGAAAGGGGGGGAGTTAGTTGCAATTATCCCACGCTCATTCTGTAATGGCCCTTACTACCAGCCTTTCCGCGAACAATTGCTTTCGGAAAGCGCCATCAAGCACATTCATATTTTTGACACACGAAATACTGCTTTTGCAGAAGATGAAGTTCTTCAAGAAAATATTATTATTCATTGTGTTAAAGGCGTGTCACAAGGCCAAGTTACTATCACATCAAGTCCAACTTCCGATTTCCAACTTGATAATGAGACAGGTCAAATTACAGCTACTGATATGACCCTACGGAAGGTTTCAATAGAAAAAATAGTTAATCCGGCTGACACGCAAAAATTTATACATATCGCTGCAAGTCCGAGAGAACAGGACATTATCGAAAGATTATCGCCGTTCACATCAACTTTAGAAGATCTAAATATTCAAGTCAGTACTGGACCTGTGGTTAACTTCCGACTCCGGGAGGACCTTCGAGAAAGCATTGATTCAGAGTCAGTACCACTTCTTTTTCCTCAGCATTTAAATGGGAAAGTTATTTGGCCTCTTGATGGAAAAAAACCCAATGCTATTAGGGTTTCAGCATCATCGCGCCCATGGCTTTGGAAAAATGAAGGTAATTTTCTAATTATAAAAAGGTTTAGTAGCAAAGAAGAAAAGCGTCGAATCGTCGCAACACTATATGACTCATCCCTTCCAGGGGATCTGATCGGCTTTGAGAATAAAACTAACGTTTTCCATATTAAGAAAGCTGGTATGGATGCAGATCTTGCCCGTGGGCTTTATGTTTACCTGAATTGCACTTTACTGGACAAATATTACCGTCAGTTTGGTGGGCATACTCAAGTAAATGCTTCTGATTTGAGATCCATTCATTACCCTTCATTGAAAGTATTACGAAAGATGGGCAGTGAGTTGGGTGAAGAGATTCCAAGCCAGAATCAAATTGATGAAATCATTAACAGGGAGTTAGATCTTATGACTGAAGGAAAGATGACGGATCCATTAAAAGCTCAGGGAAAAATTGAGCAAGCTATTGATGTATTACGCCAACTTGGAATGCCTCGAGCTCAAATAAATGAGCGTTCAGCTTTAACCTTACTGGCATTGCTTGATCTTCATCCCGATGGCGAATGGGACAAGATTCAACGTCCGATGATCGGTGTCACTCCAATAATGGATTGGTGCAGAGATATATATGGTAAAGAGTATGCCCCAAACACTCGCGAAACTTTCCGCCGACAAACTCTACATCAGTTCTGTGATGGCGGAATAGCATTATATAATCCAGATAAACCTGACCGCCCTGTTAACTCTCCCAAAGCCTGCTATCAGGTAGCGCCTGAGCTGCATACTGTTTTGCTAAACTATGGTTCAGCCGAATGGGAAAAAGCACTTGATGAGCATATGGGCAACGTATCGACCTTAGTTGAACAGTATGCCATGGCGAGAAAAATGGAAATGGTCCCATTAAAGCTGAATGATGGTACAGATTTAGAACTGAGCCCTGGCGCACATAGCCAGCTAATCAAGGATATCATTGTTGAGTTTGGTCCCCGCTTTGCACCTGATGCAGAAGTTATTTACATCGGTGACACGGGAGCAAAAGAAGATCATTTCAGAAAAGAAAGGCTGGCAGAGCTGGGGGTTACTGTTGATCGAAAAGGTAAACTGCCCGACGTTGTTCTCTATTGGCAAAAGCGTAACTGGTTATTGTTAATCGAATCAGTAACTTCACACGGCCCAGTAGATGGGAAGCGACACGGTGAGTTAGCAAAATTATTTGCTAGTGCTAAACCGGGATTGGTCTATGTTACAGCATTCCCTGACCGTAAGTTGATGGCAAAATATCTTATGGAGTTGTCTTGGGAAACCGAGGTTTGGGTGGCTGATGCCCCGACTCACATGATACACCTTAATGGTGATCGCTTCCTTGGACCGCACACTTAAGCAAAGGGTTTGATTCAACATTCAATGGAGCCGAACATATCCGGCTCCTCATCAGTACTATCGGATGAACTGATCACCACCGCTAAACAGCGAACTTCAAGGCGCTCAATCATTCTATACGCATAGGATTGTGAAACCATGACACACATTTCAATGTTTAAGGAACACAAGATGTAACGATAAGGGAGGGAATAGCTCACTAACATGTGTTAGTGTGCAAAAGTTACTAACAAATATATTGGCTTTTGTACGGGAAAGTATCCATGCAGTTTTCACATGCAACAAAGATAAAATATTTTTCTTATTTACTTGTTTTTTAATGAACAAAAGCATTAATGGTGCCGAAGGCCGGACTCGAACCGGCACGTATTTCTACGGTTGATTTTGAATCAACTGCGTCTACCGATTTCGCCACTTCGGCACTGAAGGGATACGGAAAACGTCTTGGATTATAACTGCTTCATGTCGCAGCGCAACAACTAACCCCGCAGTTTGTTATCGACTGGCGATAAAAGCAGCGCCTGGGTTGTGGCAACCTGTCGTGCCGGTACTTTTCTTTATTCCGAGCATGCTTATATAGCCACGATCGGGAATCTGGCAGCCCGATCCCGCCGTTTTCAGTGTTTTGCAGTTTCAGGCTGTGGTACAAAGTATCAATCTTCCCTAACCTGCTGATACCTCTATTATGTCCAGCTCTATCGATATCATCTCCTGCATCACCGATCGCTTTGTGAGCCTGACGGCCACTGAGAAGCGCATCGCCCAGTTTATTCTTGATGATGTGGCGGCTGCGGCGGAGCTGCCAATCGCCGAGCTGGCGCGGCTTACCGGTACCAGCCAGGCATCGGTCACACGCTTTGCGCGGGCGTTGGGTTGTAAAGATGTGCGGGAACTCAAGGTTAAGCTGGCCCAATCTTTGGCTATCGGCCAGCGCTTTATTCTGGACGTGCCGGATCTGGAAGGGGTTCAGGGGATCTACGAATCCATTATTGGCGTGCTGGAGATTAACCGCCGGGCTTTAGAACCAGCCGCCCTGCAAACGGCGGTGAGCTGGATTAGCGAGGCCCGTCAGGTTCTGGCGGTCGGGATGGGCGGCGGCTCGACAATCTGCGCCCAGGAGCTTCAGTTCCGGCTGTTTCGTCTGGGTCTGCCGGTGGTCAGCCAGTGCGATGGCCTGTTGGTGCGAATGATGTGCGCGGCCATTGCGCCAAAAGATGTGGTTATCGCCCTGTCTCTGGGCGGCTTTACCCAGGAGATAGTCGAAAGCGCCGCCATCGCCCGGCAGTATGGTGCGCGAGTGATAGCCATTACGCCAGCCGATACGCCGCTGGCTGAGCATGCCTCCCTGCTGCTGCCATTAGTAGTGCACGAGAACGATTACATCTTTAAGCCCAGCACCTCCCGCTATGCGATGCTGGCGATGGTCGATGTGCTGGCTACCGAAGTTGCGCTGGCTAATAAGTCGGAATCCCGCTCGCGGCTGCGGCGGATAAAACTAGCGCTGGATAGCCATCGCGGCGGAACCAACCGCCAGCCGCTGGGGGACTGATTCTCTAATAAGCCAGGCTGGCTTTTTCCCGCCAGTCTGGCGCTTTATTTTCTGGCCTGCAAAAGTTGCCAATAAAAATCTCTCAGTCCATCTATCCCCAATTTAATCTTCGTCCATATAGATTAGAAACCACGCTGCTATTTCTGTGAGTAAAAGGAAAAGATTATATGAATTCGCTGCCCTAATATTTCACACCACCCTCGCCGCGTTATCTAACCTGGATTATTTCCACTCATCAGGTAAAGGGAATATTTAACCCGAGCTAAAATATGCGAGCTGTCTTCCACTAATAATGGTAATGAGGCTCACCGGGTTATTTATTCCGGAAGGCAGCTTCACGCCATGGAATTCCTCTGCTGCAACCAAAAATAAATTGTTTTATGGTGGATTTCGCCAGCTCCCGAAAGCTTTATGAAGATGCGTTCCGCCATGCCGCCATAAATGCCTGAGCCTGTTGGATAGTTCGCTGTACCGGCTGCCCGGCCCGGTACAGGTCACTGCCCAGGCCAGCTCCATTGCATCCAGCTGCCAGATAGTCCTGCAGGGTATCTGGAGTAACGCCACCCACCGCCAGCAGTGGTTGCTCCGATGGCAGCACGGCCCGGATAGCGCGGATATAACCGGTGCCAAAAGTGGCGGCCGGAAACAGCTTCAGCCAGTCGGCTCCCGCCTCCAGCGCGCTGAAGGCTTCGCTTGGTGTGGCAAAACCGCTGCACACCAGCATACCGGCCTGCCGGGCGTGGCGAATCAGTGCCGGGTTGGTATTGGGAGTCACGATAAACCGCACGCCCAGCTCTGCCAGGGCATCAACCTGGTCGAGACGCAGCACGGTTCCGGCACCGATAACTGCGTTATCGCCATAGCTGACGAGCGATTCGCCAATTGACCGGTGCCAGTCCGGGGAGTTGAGCGGTATTTCGATGTACTGGAAGCCATGGTTGATAAGCGCCTCTACGTGCTCTGAAGCCTGCGATGGGGTGATGCCGCGCAAAATGGCGACCAGCTTATTGTTCATTTGGATGGCTCCTTGTCGGCAGCTGAAGAGTGGAAAGAAGTATAGGGGGGGCAGAGGCTGGTTTAACGGCCATAGTGAATGCTCCGGATGCCCTGCAAAAAGGCCTGTTCGGGGTCAATCAGGCAAACGGCTATGCCTGCACTCTCAAGCAGCTGGCGGTAACGACTGGCCAGAGGCCGATCGGCGACCAGCGTTACCTGGGCTAACTGATAATGCTGCCGCATGGCGTGGATTTCGTTGCCAATCAGCAAGCCAGATAAGTACTCACTTACGTCGCAGGCCGCAATTTTATTGAGTATGCGACCGGCTCGCACCCCGAATAGCTCGCTGATTAATGCCGGATGTTCCTGCGCGCGCCTGGCACCGGCTATAAATGCCTGAGGGGACTCCGCCTGTGGAGGCAGACCTGCCCCCAGTAGCGAGTGGCCAAGCAGCAGATGATGCAGTTCGCCGGTCAGCGCCGTGGTGAAGTTCTCAACGGTAGCCTGAGGGCCGTTGCATGTTCCGCTGGATGTAAGCACCCACTTACTATGGGTGCCAGGCAGCACGTAGCACGTATCGGGGTGGAGCTGATAAGCCCCGGCGAGCAGCGTTTCCTCGCCGCGCATAACGTTGCACTCGCCATCATCGCGCTGGAGCTTTAGGCCAGGCACGATCCAGGCGTTATCAGCCACCTGATGCAGGTGCTGGCTAAGGGCAGTGACCGGCTGCGGGCAAGTAAGATAATCAACCGGATGCCAGCCAATATCGCTGCCAACCATACCGGCGAGATAAAATGGTAGTGACTGCTCACTTCCTATTGGAAGCAGGTATTTACTGAATATAGATTCTGCACTCTGTCCATTCAGGCGGGTTACGCCATACGGCAGGCGCAGGCGATGACGGCACTGCCCATCGACAATATGCCAGGCGCGCAGATGGGTCGATCCCCAGTCAACGGCGATGTAGTTATCGTTCACTGTGCGCTCTCCTTCGCTGCCAGCGGTTTACCCAACGGCACCGTTGCAGGCTGGCTTTCGCGTTCGCGGGTGATAAGCTCCAGCGCTTCGGCCCGGCTCAGCCGGCTGGCGGGAGTCAGCAGCGTAATAACCACCGCCGCAGCCAGGCTTGTGAGCACCGACGGGATGCATGGATTGCCCCAAAAACTGAGCCAGCTGTCGTTTAGCAGCACGGCCAGGGAGGCTCCCGCACCGCCGACCAGGGCCGCCAGCGCGCCCTGCCAGTTAAAGCGCTCCCAGAAGCGGCCCAGCAGCGAGCATATGAACATGCCGGACATAATCATGGAGATCATCTTGGTGATGTAGCCAATGATGTCGTTAGAGGTCAGGGCAAACAGCAGTGCAAGGGCGATAACCAGCACCAGGAACATGCGCGACAGACGAATGGCTTTATCCGCCGGAGGCATATGGCCGGTGACCAGGGTGTAAAGGTCGCGCAGCATAATAGATACCGCCGCGATGGCATCCGAACTGCCGGAGGACATATTGGCCGACATCCCGGCAATCAGCACCGCCATCCCCAGTGCGGGCGGCAATACCTGGGTGGCAAACAGAAAGGCAAAGCCGCTGTTTTCAAGGTTTGGATTTAGCGTCCAGACCGCCATGCCGATAATCGCGGGCAGAAAGGAGAAGAACAGGTAAAGTACGCCGGTAATAGTGAATGACTGGCGCACCGAGCCGACGGTTTTGGCTGAATAGATGCGCTGGCGATAAGACGGGGTAGCCAGCACGCCGACCCCAATAACAAAGGCCAGCGACAGCGCGGGCAGCATGCCTAACTTATCAATGGCAAACAGGCTCTGCGCCGCCGGGTCCACCGCCTGCTGGATGTGGCTCCAGCCGCCGACGTGGTTCACCGCCAGGACTGCCATTAAAATAAATCCGGCAAATAATACCAGCGACTGAACGGTATCAATCCATACCACCGCGGAATAGCCGCCAATGCCGACATAAACAATAAACGCCAGAGCGATAATAACTTTAGCGACGTTAATATCTATTCCGCTGGCCCAGGCCAGATATAAACCGCCCCCTAAAATATGAGCACCGAGCCAGCCAATGGAGGCAATAAATATCAGCAATGCGACAACATTTTTTATTATTTTACTGCCGCCGGTGTAATAGCACATCTCCTCGCTCATGGTCATAAAGCGTAATTTACGCAGCGGTGCAAATAGCCAGGAAACTAATAATATGCCGCAGGCTCCACCCAGCCCGTATAACATTCCGGCCCAGCCGTTGGTATAGCCAAAACCGACTGCGCCCACGCTTGAGCCGGTCCCGACCATAGTTCCGACGGTAGAGCCGAGGGTTAATATCATGGGCAGCGAGCGGCCGCCCAGCAAAAAGTCGTCGCCATTCTTATGATGGCGGGAAACATACCAGCCCAGCACAATCATCGCGCAGGCATAGATTGAGAACCAAATCAGGAATGAGGGATTATTCATTGCACACGTCCAGAAAGTTTGCGCGGCAGGCCGCGGATTTATTACGGACGGGTCACCTGAAAAACGGCGCAGGAGCCCTAAGGACGCGGGCTAAAGCCCGCGCCATATCTTGCGTTCACTCTGGTATTTCGACGCCTGGGTTCAGCGCCGCC
This genomic interval from Salmonella enterica subsp. enterica serovar Choleraesuis contains the following:
- a CDS encoding hypothetical protein (possible pseudo, frameshifted); this encodes MKKSRFTEEQIVFALKQAELGTSVPEVCRKLGISDATFYTWRKKYGGISPSDSLRKRLSG
- the yenI gene encoding methyltransferase, encoding MRLLELAEQYRKEANKLLNPKTKSALGQFMTPAPICLFMASLFDDVKGDVKLLDPGCGVGSLSAAFIDRALTSKVKSIELDAFDIEDVMLPFLNKMLNACKKIRDGFLSYKINKMDYIIDTSLLVKNLASSEEIETYSHVIMNPPYKKILSSSPHRISLSSAGIETVNLYSGFVALALKRLKKGGELVAIIPRSFCNGPYYQPFREQLLSESAIKHIHIFDTRNTAFAEDEVLQENIIIHCVKGVSQGQVTITSSPTSDFQLDNETGQITATDMTLRKVSIEKIVNPADTQKFIHIAASPREQDIIERLSPFTSTLEDLNIQVSTGPVVNFRLREDLRESIDSESVPLLFPQHLNGKVIWPLDGKKPNAIRVSASSRPWLWKNEGNFLIIKRFSSKEEKRRIVATLYDSSLPGDLIGFENKTNVFHIKKAGMDADLARGLYVYLNCTLLDKYYRQFGGHTQVNASDLRSIHYPSLKVLRKMGSELGEEIPSQNQIDEIINRELDLMTEGKMTDPLKAQGKIEQAIDVLRQLGMPRAQINERSALTLLALLDLHPDGEWDKIQRPMIGVTPIMDWCRDIYGKEYAPNTRETFRRQTLHQFCDGGIALYNPDKPDRPVNSPKACYQVAPELHTVLLNYGSAEWEKALDEHMGNVSTLVEQYAMARKMEMVPLKLNDGTDLELSPGAHSQLIKDIIVEFGPRFAPDAEVIYIGDTGAKEDHFRKERLAELGVTVDRKGKLPDVVLYWQKRNWLLLIESVTSHGPVDGKRHGELAKLFASAKPGLVYVTAFPDRKLMAKYLMELSWETEVWVADAPTHMIHLNGDRFLGPHT
- a CDS encoding transcriptional regulator is translated as MSSSIDIISCITDRFVSLTATEKRIAQFILDDVAAAAELPIAELARLTGTSQASVTRFARALGCKDVRELKVKLAQSLAIGQRFILDVPDLEGVQGIYESIIGVLEINRRALEPAALQTAVSWISEARQVLAVGMGGGSTICAQELQFRLFRLGLPVVSQCDGLLVRMMCAAIAPKDVVIALSLGGFTQEIVESAAIARQYGARVIAITPADTPLAEHASLLLPLVVHENDYIFKPSTSRYAMLAMVDVLATEVALANKSESRSRLRRIKLALDSHRGGTNRQPLGD
- a CDS encoding 2-dehydro-3-deoxy-6-phosphogalactonate aldolase, with product MNNKLVAILRGITPSQASEHVEALINHGFQYIEIPLNSPDWHRSIGESLVSYGDNAVIGAGTVLRLDQVDALAELGVRFIVTPNTNPALIRHARQAGMLVCSGFATPSEAFSALEAGADWLKLFPAATFGTGYIRAIRAVLPSEQPLLAVGGVTPDTLQDYLAAGCNGAGLGSDLYRAGQPVQRTIQQAQAFMAAWRNASS
- a CDS encoding 2-oxo-3-deoxygalactonate kinase, translated to MNDNYIAVDWGSTHLRAWHIVDGQCRHRLRLPYGVTRLNGQSAESIFSKYLLPIGSEQSLPFYLAGMVGSDIGWHPVDYLTCPQPVTALSQHLHQVADNAWIVPGLKLQRDDGECNVMRGEETLLAGAYQLHPDTCYVLPGTHSKWVLTSSGTCNGPQATVENFTTALTGELHHLLLGHSLLGAGLPPQAESPQAFIAGARRAQEHPALISELFGVRAGRILNKIAACDVSEYLSGLLIGNEIHAMRQHYQLAQVTLVADRPLASRYRQLLESAGIAVCLIDPEQAFLQGIRSIHYGR
- a CDS encoding sodium:proline symporter → MNNPSFLIWFSIYACAMIVLGWYVSRHHKNGDDFLLGGRSLPMILTLGSTVGTMVGTGSSVGAVGFGYTNGWAGMLYGLGGACGILLVSWLFAPLRKLRFMTMSEEMCYYTGGSKIIKNVVALLIFIASIGWLGAHILGGGLYLAWASGIDINVAKVIIALAFIVYVGIGGYSAVVWIDTVQSLVLFAGFILMAVLAVNHVGGWSHIQQAVDPAAQSLFAIDKLGMLPALSLAFVIGVGVLATPSYRQRIYSAKTVGSVRQSFTITGVLYLFFSFLPAIIGMAVWTLNPNLENSGFAFLFATQVLPPALGMAVLIAGMSANMSSGSSDAIAAVSIMLRDLYTLVTGHMPPADKAIRLSRMFLVLVIALALLFALTSNDIIGYITKMISMIMSGMFICSLLGRFWERFNWQGALAALVGGAGASLAVLLNDSWLSFWGNPCIPSVLTSLAAAVVITLLTPASRLSRAEALELITRERESQPATVPLGKPLAAKESAQ